The following proteins come from a genomic window of Maribacter sp. HTCC2170:
- a CDS encoding sodium:solute symporter family protein, translated as MNIIDISIIAIYIILTLGVGIWVSKKASKGLESYFLGDNGIKWYYLGLSNGSGMFDVSGTAWMVGILFLYGVKSFMFMWLWPIFNQIFVMMFLAMWIRRSNIMTGSEWILTRFGNDKAGRASHLIVAVFAIVSAIGFIAYFFEGVGKFMTIILPWDFSLFLGESLLLSSEQSYALIIIILTTIYTIKGGMFSVVATEVLQYIIMVIAGILVAGYAFFAISDVEITNVITEEWRNIFFGWELGTHWDEKYQAFNNLIDSEGYKMFGAFIGMSLFKGFFASIAGPTPSFDMQRILSTKTVKEAAYMSGFTNLVLFIPRYLLIAGIVVIALVVLSPGMIANPSLAGGDLEILLPQVINFHVPVGIKGLLLAGLLAAFMSTFSAFVNAGPAYIVNDIYKKYFKPSASDKHYIKASHIASFAVVGLGVFMGFFAESINSLTLWITSALFGGYVAANFLKWIWWRFNGWGYFWGMLAGLIIATLQFVLDHNKGSFSEDTWLNELSHLHAIYLFPIIFGFSLLGSFLGTYLSKPTDMNVLKSFYKNVHPWGWWKPVLHALKEDGVAIKRNNEFWMDMLNCGIGIVWQSSMIVLPIYFMIRDYPKTWIALAVFALTSIILKYTWLDKVRKIPN; from the coding sequence ATGAACATAATAGACATATCAATAATTGCCATTTACATAATTCTCACCCTAGGAGTCGGTATTTGGGTATCCAAAAAGGCCTCAAAGGGATTGGAATCCTACTTTTTGGGAGATAATGGCATTAAATGGTACTACCTAGGGTTAAGTAATGGGTCGGGAATGTTCGATGTATCTGGTACCGCATGGATGGTAGGTATTCTTTTTCTATATGGGGTAAAGAGTTTTATGTTCATGTGGCTATGGCCAATTTTCAATCAGATTTTTGTTATGATGTTTTTGGCCATGTGGATTCGACGGTCAAATATTATGACAGGCTCTGAGTGGATTTTAACCCGTTTCGGAAATGATAAGGCAGGAAGGGCGTCCCATTTAATTGTTGCTGTTTTCGCCATTGTTTCAGCTATTGGTTTCATAGCATATTTTTTCGAAGGCGTGGGTAAGTTCATGACAATTATACTTCCGTGGGACTTTTCTTTGTTTTTAGGAGAATCTTTATTACTTAGTTCCGAACAGTCCTATGCCTTGATCATAATAATCCTAACAACAATTTATACGATTAAAGGAGGAATGTTTTCAGTGGTAGCTACTGAAGTTCTACAATATATTATTATGGTCATTGCGGGCATATTGGTGGCTGGCTACGCCTTTTTTGCAATTAGTGATGTTGAGATTACCAATGTTATAACCGAAGAGTGGAGAAATATCTTTTTTGGTTGGGAATTGGGAACACATTGGGACGAGAAATATCAAGCATTTAATAATTTGATTGATTCTGAGGGATACAAAATGTTCGGGGCCTTTATCGGAATGTCACTTTTCAAAGGATTTTTTGCAAGTATTGCAGGACCTACGCCAAGTTTTGATATGCAGCGTATTCTATCCACAAAGACTGTGAAAGAGGCAGCATATATGAGTGGTTTTACCAATTTGGTATTGTTTATTCCTAGGTATTTATTAATAGCGGGTATTGTTGTAATAGCCTTAGTGGTATTAAGTCCGGGAATGATTGCTAACCCTTCTTTGGCCGGTGGCGATTTGGAAATATTGTTGCCGCAGGTGATTAATTTTCATGTGCCCGTAGGAATCAAAGGTTTATTGTTGGCAGGCCTCTTGGCAGCTTTTATGTCCACGTTCTCGGCTTTTGTTAATGCAGGCCCGGCGTATATTGTAAACGATATTTATAAAAAATACTTTAAGCCTTCAGCATCAGATAAGCATTATATTAAGGCAAGTCATATTGCATCCTTCGCAGTTGTAGGACTTGGTGTATTTATGGGTTTTTTCGCAGAATCAATTAATTCGTTGACGCTTTGGATTACCAGTGCACTTTTCGGTGGTTATGTTGCCGCCAATTTCTTGAAATGGATATGGTGGCGTTTTAATGGATGGGGATACTTTTGGGGCATGCTCGCTGGTTTGATCATAGCCACATTACAGTTTGTTTTAGATCATAATAAGGGAAGTTTTTCTGAAGACACTTGGCTGAATGAGCTATCGCATTTACACGCTATTTATTTGTTTCCGATTATTTTCGGCTTCTCTTTGTTGGGTTCTTTCTTAGGCACCTATTTGAGCAAACCAACGGATATGAACGTGTTGAAGTCATTTTATAAAAATGTACATCCTTGGGGTTGGTGGAAACCGGTTTTGCATGCACTTAAAGAAGATGGAGTTGCAATAAAAAGGAATAATGAATTTTGGATGGATATGTTGAATTGCGGGATAGGAATTGTTTGGCAGTCCAGTATGATTGTGCTTCCAATTTATTTTATGATACGTGATTATCCTAAAACGTGGATTGCTTTGGCGGTATTTGCCCTAACATCAATTATTTTGAAGTATACTTGGTTAGATAAAGTGAGGAAAATCCCGAATTAA
- a CDS encoding glycoside hydrolase family 130 protein, whose amino-acid sequence MKLPWQDRPDNCDDVLWRFSENPIINRNDIPSSNSIFNSAVVPYKDGYAGVFRCDNKAVQMNIFAGFSKDAIHWEINHEPIVMQEGNTPMIESDYKYDPRVVFIEDRYWITWCNGCHGPTIGIAYTFDFKEFFQCENAFLPFNRNGVLFPSKIGGRYAMLSRPSDNGHTPFGDIYVSFSPDMKYWGEHRCVMKVTPFEESAWQSCKIGAGTVPFMTDEGWLMFYHGVINTCNGFRYSIGSAILDANEPDKVKYRTQPYLLAPTELYEQVGDVPNVVFPCAALHSLEEDKVAVYYGAADTAVAMAFGRISEIIEFTKKNSI is encoded by the coding sequence ATGAAATTACCTTGGCAAGATAGACCTGATAATTGTGATGATGTGCTTTGGCGTTTTTCAGAAAACCCAATCATAAATAGAAACGATATACCATCATCGAACAGTATTTTTAATAGTGCTGTTGTACCATATAAAGATGGGTATGCAGGAGTTTTTAGATGTGATAACAAAGCAGTGCAAATGAATATTTTTGCGGGCTTTAGTAAAGATGCAATCCATTGGGAAATCAATCACGAACCCATTGTAATGCAAGAGGGAAATACCCCAATGATCGAGTCCGATTATAAATATGACCCACGTGTGGTTTTTATTGAAGATCGGTATTGGATTACTTGGTGTAACGGCTGTCATGGTCCAACCATTGGTATCGCTTATACTTTTGATTTTAAGGAGTTTTTTCAGTGTGAGAACGCCTTTTTGCCCTTCAATAGAAATGGGGTTTTATTCCCTTCAAAAATTGGCGGAAGATACGCTATGCTAAGTAGACCCAGTGATAATGGTCATACACCTTTTGGAGATATTTATGTGAGTTTTAGTCCAGATATGAAATACTGGGGTGAACATAGATGTGTAATGAAAGTCACTCCTTTCGAGGAAAGTGCATGGCAAAGTTGCAAAATCGGTGCCGGTACGGTTCCGTTTATGACCGACGAGGGTTGGTTAATGTTCTATCATGGGGTAATAAATACATGTAACGGATTTAGATACTCAATAGGGTCTGCCATTCTTGATGCAAATGAACCTGATAAGGTTAAATACAGAACACAACCTTATCTTTTAGCACCTACAGAACTATATGAGCAAGTAGGTGATGTTCCTAACGTAGTATTTCCGTGTGCAGCACTACATTCTTTAGAAGAAGATAAAGTGGCAGTATATTATGGTGCGGCCGATACGGCAGTAGCAATGGCATTCGGACGTATTTCTGAAATTATAGAATTCACAAAGAAAAATAGCATTTAA
- a CDS encoding carbohydrate-binding family 9-like protein: MNKFLDNKKIVSLILFLLYIGCVWVAAQEVPRSHIVYKSIDEISIDGLGNEASWQKAPWSDTFIDIEGKKEPTYKTQMKMLWDDTCLYFFAKMEEPHVWGTLKKRDTVIFYNNDFEIFIDPDGDSHNYMEFEMNALNTVWDLFLTKPYRNHGKVLDSWDIQGIKTAVNIDGTLNNSSDKDKGWSVEIAIPWEVLKEANTHNNIPVKEFWRFGFSRVNWEYDLNDGRYSRKKNKDGKYHHEYNWVWSPQWVINMHEPEKWGYIYFSDKESGENDAFEIPKGEYVKWHMYSLYRKLLQAKEDFRSVKNKVIGISKTIHGEIIKVNFESHSSGWNLSTIDPFTRKKLIIKEDGKFISTNK; this comes from the coding sequence ATGAATAAGTTTTTAGACAATAAGAAAATAGTGAGTCTCATTCTCTTTTTACTGTATATAGGATGTGTTTGGGTGGCTGCCCAAGAAGTACCTAGGTCACATATTGTTTATAAATCCATTGATGAAATCAGTATAGATGGTTTAGGTAATGAAGCTTCATGGCAAAAAGCCCCTTGGAGCGATACTTTTATTGATATTGAGGGAAAAAAAGAACCAACCTATAAGACCCAAATGAAAATGCTCTGGGATGATACCTGTCTGTATTTCTTTGCTAAAATGGAAGAACCACATGTTTGGGGAACTCTAAAGAAAAGGGACACTGTAATATTCTATAATAATGATTTTGAGATTTTTATTGATCCCGATGGAGATTCTCACAATTATATGGAGTTTGAAATGAATGCCTTGAACACAGTTTGGGATTTATTTTTGACCAAACCCTATCGCAATCATGGAAAAGTGTTGGACAGCTGGGATATTCAAGGTATAAAAACTGCTGTCAATATTGATGGTACTTTAAACAATTCAAGTGATAAGGATAAAGGGTGGAGTGTTGAGATAGCTATTCCATGGGAAGTGCTAAAAGAGGCAAACACGCATAACAACATTCCGGTAAAAGAATTTTGGCGATTCGGTTTTTCAAGGGTGAACTGGGAATATGATTTAAATGATGGAAGGTACTCTAGAAAGAAGAATAAAGACGGAAAATACCATCATGAATACAATTGGGTATGGTCACCACAATGGGTCATAAATATGCACGAACCTGAAAAATGGGGGTATATATATTTTTCAGATAAAGAATCTGGAGAGAATGATGCTTTCGAGATTCCGAAAGGAGAATATGTGAAGTGGCACATGTACAGTTTGTATAGAAAATTGCTTCAGGCCAAGGAAGATTTTAGAAGTGTGAAAAATAAAGTCATCGGAATCTCTAAAACGATTCATGGAGAGATCATCAAGGTTAACTTCGAATCCCATTCTTCAGGTTGGAATTTGTCTACAATAGATCCTTTTACCAGAAAAAAACTGATCATCAAGGAAGATGGAAAATTTATAAGCACAAACAAATGA
- a CDS encoding GH92 family glycosyl hydrolase, which translates to MPISRVFLLITVLLFLSCKNEKGNDDTNALVTYVDPFIGTGGHGHTYPGATSPFGRVQPSPDNGTPGWDWCSGYHVSDSVISGFAQLHLSGTGIGDLADVLLMPTNKKVDLTLFGKSKDSLPYGSKFSHESEKAIPGYYAVKLDDSNIDVELTANDYVAYHKYTYNTAETPSFIVDLGYAVNWDKPLETSLKVVGDNKIVGHRNSTGWAKNQKVFFVIETSSPIIDSNFVADGAEMKSKDGAKGIKTGGQFFFKKEISQVEVKISVSSVSIENAGLNMEARGGSGFDTVTASTKNEWEEVLSKIRVETPIDSLKTIFYTALYHTQIAPTIYNDKNGEFRMQNDSIAIAKDFAQYSSLSLWDVFRAETPLLSIMEPNRIDDIVKSMLAYYDESGLIPIWVLSGNETGTMPGFHGVSVIAEAILKGHQGFDIEKAYEAMKVTMMDDSRGLEAYKKHGYIPYDVMDQSVSISLEYAYNDWCVGQVAKKLGKEEDYQYFDKRSKAYQNFYDVASGFLRGKSSDGKTFHEPFDPKSSNHIEDTDYTEGNAWQHSWYVLHDVEGLINLHGRKESFTRMVEQLFTESSDLSGHNVSPDISGLIGQYAHGNEPSHHIAYMLNKADAPWRTQYWAREIMNTQYSTQPDGLSGNEDCGQMSAWYVMSALGIYPMNPGSGEYEIGSPIFEKATVQLEGEKTFEILAPNTSAENIYVQSVKLNSTILNRTFILHDEIMAGGTLEFEMGPMPNRSWGISADSE; encoded by the coding sequence ATGCCAATCTCCCGAGTTTTTTTATTAATTACTGTTTTGCTGTTTTTATCATGTAAAAACGAGAAGGGCAATGATGATACAAATGCCCTTGTGACATATGTTGACCCATTTATCGGTACAGGAGGTCATGGTCATACATATCCAGGTGCAACTTCGCCTTTTGGCCGCGTTCAACCTAGCCCGGACAACGGTACACCAGGTTGGGATTGGTGTTCTGGTTACCATGTTAGTGATTCTGTTATATCAGGTTTTGCACAGCTGCATTTAAGTGGGACGGGAATAGGTGATTTGGCTGATGTTCTTTTGATGCCCACCAATAAAAAAGTGGATTTGACTTTATTTGGGAAAAGTAAGGATTCTTTACCCTACGGGTCAAAATTTTCACATGAAAGCGAAAAAGCGATCCCTGGTTATTATGCGGTGAAATTGGATGACTCGAATATTGATGTTGAACTTACTGCCAATGACTATGTTGCCTATCACAAGTATACTTACAATACTGCTGAAACACCTTCTTTTATTGTTGATTTAGGCTATGCTGTGAATTGGGATAAACCATTGGAAACAAGCCTGAAAGTCGTTGGTGACAACAAAATTGTTGGCCATAGAAATAGTACGGGCTGGGCGAAAAACCAGAAAGTATTCTTTGTTATTGAGACATCTTCGCCAATCATTGATTCTAATTTTGTTGCCGACGGAGCGGAAATGAAATCTAAAGATGGAGCAAAAGGAATAAAAACTGGAGGACAGTTTTTCTTTAAAAAAGAAATAAGTCAGGTTGAGGTTAAAATATCGGTTTCTTCGGTAAGTATTGAAAATGCTGGGTTGAACATGGAAGCCAGAGGAGGTTCTGGTTTTGATACCGTTACCGCTTCTACAAAAAACGAATGGGAAGAGGTACTTTCAAAAATACGGGTCGAGACTCCAATTGATTCATTGAAGACCATTTTTTATACGGCCTTATATCATACCCAGATTGCACCTACAATTTATAATGACAAGAACGGGGAGTTTAGAATGCAGAATGACAGTATTGCCATTGCAAAAGACTTTGCTCAGTACTCATCACTCTCTCTTTGGGATGTTTTTAGGGCGGAAACGCCATTATTGAGCATTATGGAGCCAAATCGTATTGACGATATAGTAAAATCGATGCTCGCTTATTACGACGAAAGCGGTTTAATACCAATTTGGGTTTTATCCGGTAACGAAACAGGTACTATGCCTGGTTTTCATGGTGTGTCCGTGATAGCAGAAGCAATATTGAAAGGACATCAGGGTTTCGATATTGAAAAAGCTTATGAGGCTATGAAAGTCACTATGATGGATGATAGTAGAGGTCTCGAGGCCTATAAAAAGCATGGATACATTCCCTATGACGTAATGGATCAGTCTGTTTCAATTAGTTTGGAATATGCTTATAACGATTGGTGTGTTGGCCAAGTGGCCAAGAAATTGGGTAAGGAAGAGGATTATCAATATTTTGACAAGAGATCCAAAGCCTATCAAAATTTTTATGATGTTGCTTCGGGTTTTTTGAGAGGAAAATCCTCTGATGGCAAAACTTTTCACGAACCATTTGACCCTAAATCATCAAACCATATAGAGGATACTGATTATACCGAAGGTAATGCCTGGCAACACAGCTGGTATGTTCTGCATGATGTTGAAGGGCTTATAAACCTTCACGGAAGAAAGGAATCTTTTACACGAATGGTAGAACAGCTCTTTACAGAAAGCTCGGATTTGAGCGGGCATAATGTATCTCCTGACATTTCTGGGTTAATAGGCCAATATGCACATGGTAATGAACCAAGTCATCATATTGCCTATATGTTGAACAAAGCAGATGCTCCTTGGCGTACGCAATACTGGGCAAGGGAAATCATGAACACCCAATACAGTACCCAACCTGATGGTTTAAGTGGTAACGAGGATTGTGGTCAAATGTCGGCTTGGTATGTAATGAGTGCATTGGGCATTTATCCCATGAACCCGGGATCGGGCGAATATGAAATTGGAAGTCCAATTTTTGAAAAGGCTACCGTTCAGCTTGAAGGGGAGAAAACATTTGAAATTTTAGCACCTAATACCTCTGCAGAGAACATCTATGTACAATCAGTAAAATTAAATAGCACAATACTAAATAGAACTTTCATCCTTCACGATGAAATTATGGCCGGTGGCACTTTGGAGTTCGAAATGGGACCAATGCCAAATAGGTCATGGGGAATTTCCGCAGATTCAGAATAA
- a CDS encoding PSD1 and planctomycete cytochrome C domain-containing protein, producing MNFSTNNYVKVVLGFVFALLVSSCENNPKTTQGTSAVAQKKIPEKVDFTFHVKPIISDRCFKCHGPDKNAIEGGLSLNTAEDAFIALGKEQDHFAIVPGDVEKSELVNRIYTDDPNLMMPPPESNLELNDYEKKLLTKWIEQGAEFKDHWAYIPPSKQEIPDSPKDKWGNNEIDNFIVHKQQEIGLNHSEKTSKEKLIRRLSFDLTGLPPSEEQIHAFVADDAPEAFEKVIDTFLNTDDYAEHMATEWMDIARYADTHGYQDDFERLMWPWRDWVIHAFNENMPYDKFITYQLAGDLLPNPTEEQILATGFNRNHKITFEGGVIPEEYRVEYVEDRTNTFGTAFLGLTFECARCHDHKYDPISQKEHFELFSFFNNLDEDGFVAGGAGVIPKPFMTITEKEKNGVLQFINFDENDKKEIKLMVMEEMKTPRPAFILNRGVYDQPTDEVYPNTPSSIMPFPKEFPRNRLGLAKWLFHKDNPLTARVTINRLWQRMFGVGLVASAFDFGNQGALPSHPELLDFLALKLIEEQWDIKKMLKYIASSATYQQSSEISEIDLEIDPENRYLARASRLRLSAETIRDQALQISGLLNKEIGGPSVKPYQPEGIWEETTGGGGGTTATYVLSEGNDIYRKSLYTFWKRTVPPPSMMTFDASSRDLCSVTRQQTNTPLQALVLLNDPQLIEASRVLALKELKKGNDLEAQITSIFQKATSRLPDENEKNMLSTYYKQTLESIKNKEIQVEEYLAIGNYKTEENIAKEEWGALALTAHTILNLDETITRG from the coding sequence ATGAATTTTTCTACAAATAATTATGTAAAGGTTGTATTGGGTTTTGTTTTCGCCCTGCTGGTTTCCTCTTGCGAGAATAATCCAAAAACCACCCAAGGTACTTCAGCAGTTGCCCAAAAAAAAATACCCGAAAAGGTTGATTTCACCTTTCATGTTAAACCTATTATTTCAGATAGATGTTTTAAATGTCATGGGCCCGACAAAAATGCAATTGAAGGCGGACTATCACTCAATACTGCGGAAGATGCATTTATTGCCTTAGGAAAAGAGCAGGATCATTTTGCCATTGTTCCCGGCGATGTTGAAAAAAGTGAATTGGTGAACCGCATTTATACTGATGACCCTAATTTGATGATGCCACCACCAGAATCAAACTTGGAGTTGAATGACTATGAGAAAAAACTTTTAACCAAATGGATTGAGCAAGGAGCCGAATTCAAAGACCATTGGGCCTATATTCCGCCCAGCAAACAAGAAATCCCAGACAGTCCAAAAGACAAATGGGGAAACAACGAGATTGATAATTTTATTGTTCATAAACAACAGGAAATTGGTCTTAACCATTCCGAAAAAACTTCTAAAGAAAAATTGATCCGACGGCTGTCATTTGACCTGACCGGACTTCCACCTAGCGAAGAACAGATACACGCATTTGTTGCCGATGATGCCCCGGAGGCCTTTGAAAAAGTAATTGATACATTCTTGAACACCGATGATTATGCCGAGCACATGGCCACGGAATGGATGGATATTGCACGGTATGCAGACACCCATGGTTACCAAGATGATTTTGAGCGTTTAATGTGGCCGTGGCGCGATTGGGTAATTCATGCTTTTAATGAAAACATGCCATATGATAAGTTCATCACCTATCAATTGGCGGGTGATCTTTTACCCAACCCTACTGAAGAACAAATACTTGCAACGGGATTCAATAGAAACCACAAAATCACTTTTGAAGGTGGAGTAATTCCCGAAGAATACCGGGTAGAATATGTTGAGGACCGTACCAATACCTTCGGTACCGCATTCTTGGGTCTCACCTTTGAATGTGCACGTTGTCATGACCATAAATACGACCCAATCAGTCAAAAAGAACATTTTGAACTCTTTAGTTTTTTCAACAATTTAGATGAAGATGGTTTTGTAGCCGGAGGTGCGGGGGTTATCCCCAAGCCTTTTATGACCATAACCGAGAAAGAGAAAAATGGGGTGCTTCAATTTATCAATTTTGATGAAAATGATAAAAAGGAGATCAAACTCATGGTCATGGAAGAAATGAAAACCCCAAGACCTGCTTTTATTTTGAACCGTGGCGTATATGACCAACCCACAGATGAGGTTTATCCGAATACCCCCAGTTCAATTATGCCATTTCCCAAAGAATTTCCTAGAAACAGATTGGGATTGGCCAAATGGTTGTTCCATAAAGACAATCCGTTAACCGCAAGGGTAACCATAAATAGACTTTGGCAACGTATGTTCGGGGTCGGGCTTGTTGCTTCTGCCTTTGATTTTGGCAATCAAGGTGCCTTACCTTCACATCCTGAGTTACTCGATTTTCTTGCCCTTAAATTAATAGAGGAACAATGGGATATTAAAAAAATGTTGAAATACATAGCAAGCTCTGCTACCTATCAGCAAAGCTCAGAGATTTCTGAAATCGATCTAGAGATAGATCCAGAAAATAGATATCTGGCCCGTGCCTCACGATTGAGGTTGTCTGCAGAGACCATTCGCGATCAGGCGCTGCAAATAAGTGGACTTCTGAACAAGGAAATAGGTGGGCCAAGTGTTAAACCATATCAACCCGAAGGTATCTGGGAAGAAACCACAGGAGGTGGTGGTGGTACGACCGCAACCTATGTATTGAGCGAGGGCAATGACATTTATCGTAAAAGCCTGTATACTTTTTGGAAACGAACCGTACCTCCGCCAAGTATGATGACATTTGATGCCTCTTCACGTGACCTATGCTCGGTAACAAGACAACAGACCAATACGCCACTTCAGGCTTTGGTCTTATTGAACGACCCTCAACTTATTGAAGCTTCAAGGGTATTGGCATTAAAAGAATTGAAAAAAGGAAACGATCTGGAAGCCCAAATTACCTCAATCTTTCAAAAAGCAACCTCCAGATTACCTGATGAAAACGAAAAAAACATGCTGAGCACATACTATAAGCAAACATTGGAAAGCATAAAAAATAAAGAAATACAAGTTGAGGAATACCTCGCTATCGGAAATTATAAAACAGAGGAGAATATTGCCAAAGAGGAATGGGGCGCCTTGGCCTTAACGGCCCACACTATTCTAAACTTGGACGAAACCATAACCAGAGGATAA
- a CDS encoding LytR/AlgR family response regulator transcription factor, translating to MELKVIIIDDEPLAINVLKNYIQQIKELELVNSFSNAVDAYSFLQENEIDIIFLDIHMPILDGLEFLKTLQDAPMVVITTAHEEFALESYDLEVIDYLVKPIPFPRFMKAVNRIMKLKQMNHSNDRNGPHDHPSIFVKVDKKKLQKIYLDEIIVVESLKDYIRIKTTTGKYIIHKTLTSFTDELPSDQFIRIHRSFTISIDKVQVVEGNSVEIDNTRYTIGRSYLNDVKSKILNNSIS from the coding sequence ATGGAATTGAAAGTGATAATTATTGACGATGAACCATTGGCAATAAACGTGCTAAAGAACTACATTCAACAAATCAAGGAATTAGAGCTTGTAAATTCATTTTCCAACGCGGTGGATGCCTATTCATTCTTGCAAGAGAATGAAATTGATATCATATTTCTTGATATTCATATGCCAATTTTGGATGGGTTGGAATTCTTAAAAACCCTGCAAGATGCGCCTATGGTGGTTATTACCACTGCCCATGAAGAATTTGCCCTGGAGAGTTATGATCTTGAGGTTATCGACTATTTGGTTAAACCTATTCCCTTTCCAAGATTCATGAAAGCTGTGAACAGAATCATGAAATTGAAGCAGATGAACCATTCGAATGATAGAAATGGCCCACATGATCACCCAAGTATATTTGTAAAAGTTGACAAAAAGAAGTTGCAAAAAATCTATTTGGATGAAATCATAGTGGTCGAAAGCCTTAAAGATTATATCCGAATTAAAACCACCACAGGTAAATATATAATTCACAAAACGCTCACTAGCTTTACCGACGAATTACCATCAGATCAATTCATCAGGATACACAGATCATTCACAATTTCCATTGATAAAGTACAGGTTGTTGAGGGTAATAGCGTTGAGATAGACAACACCAGGTACACGATTGGTAGAAGTTACCTCAATGATGTAAAAAGTAAGATATTGAATAACTCCATTTCCTAA
- a CDS encoding sensor histidine kinase, translated as MRINERLDDILSGDEPKGYEISYKHHIVFWLIYFAFNALRWGSVHDDLIYSLKTNLIGFPIHIALSYFNVYYLMPKFVFQKKYFTYALLIFISLGVMLLVKFNLTYYFISTNVMPEADEIVNTLTLNYAITTMLGELYVVSFVTAIKITADWLQENNKFHNLEKRQLTTELKFLRSQVSPHFFFNTLNNIYSLTLEKSDKAPEVVLKLSELMRYLLYATKKPKQNLKNEIDCIQNYIDLERIRFDDSLEVNMQISGDLENKKIAPMLLIPLIENCFKHGASKNIGKMHIDVDISVKEDFLYFNVSNTVPEKRKKEKSEKKIGGIGLSNVKKRLELGYGKNEYDLKISELDKKFHVELKLKV; from the coding sequence ATGCGGATAAATGAAAGATTAGATGATATATTAAGTGGTGACGAACCAAAAGGATATGAAATATCATATAAACACCACATTGTTTTTTGGCTTATTTATTTTGCATTCAACGCACTCAGATGGGGAAGCGTTCATGATGATTTAATATATTCTTTAAAGACCAATCTCATTGGTTTTCCAATTCATATTGCCCTCTCCTATTTCAATGTGTATTACTTAATGCCCAAATTCGTATTTCAAAAAAAATACTTCACCTATGCCCTTTTAATCTTTATATCACTTGGGGTTATGCTTTTGGTAAAATTCAACCTCACCTATTATTTTATTAGTACCAATGTAATGCCCGAGGCCGATGAAATTGTTAATACCCTTACCTTAAATTATGCTATCACCACAATGCTGGGTGAGCTATATGTGGTCTCGTTTGTTACGGCCATTAAAATAACTGCGGACTGGTTACAAGAAAACAATAAGTTTCATAACCTTGAAAAACGACAATTGACAACCGAACTTAAATTTTTAAGGTCTCAGGTTTCTCCACATTTTTTCTTCAATACACTCAACAATATTTATTCATTAACGCTTGAAAAGTCAGATAAAGCACCGGAAGTGGTCTTAAAACTTTCTGAGCTTATGCGGTATCTTTTATATGCCACAAAAAAGCCAAAACAAAACCTGAAAAATGAAATAGACTGTATTCAGAACTATATTGACCTTGAGCGTATACGCTTTGATGATTCGTTAGAGGTGAATATGCAGATTTCTGGCGATTTAGAGAATAAAAAAATAGCGCCAATGTTGCTGATTCCTCTTATTGAAAACTGCTTCAAACATGGGGCCAGCAAAAATATTGGTAAAATGCATATTGATGTTGATATCAGTGTTAAAGAAGATTTTCTGTATTTTAATGTCTCGAATACGGTACCTGAGAAAAGAAAAAAAGAAAAATCTGAAAAAAAAATTGGGGGTATTGGGCTTTCCAATGTAAAGAAAAGACTCGAATTGGGTTATGGTAAAAATGAGTATGACCTTAAAATTTCGGAATTGGATAAAAAATTTCATGTTGAATTAAAACTAAAAGTATAA